The nucleotide sequence ATCAAATGCCGGTCTCTGCTGTACCGGCTTGCACGCAATCATGCGGGCTATAGCACGCCCGCCCAAAAGCCCCCACGTGGGCAGCAAGGCCGTTTTCCCTCAAGGCAATACGCTGCCTAGGCCACAGAACTGCTGCGCAGTTTTTCAGCTATCCACTGGCGCAACAACGTCTTACGTACCTTGCCTGATGCGGTGCGGGGCATTTCATCCAGAATTTCCAGATGCTCCGGAAATTTCTGTTTTGCGATGTCCTGGGTAAGAAAAAAATCAAAAACTTCCTGACAGGTCAGCGCGTCCGCCTTGTCGTGCAGCACCACATAGGCGCAAATGCGCTCCTGCAGGCGCTCGTCGGGCATGCCCACTACGGCGGCATCCTTGACCTTGGGGTGTTGCAGCAGCACGTTTTCCACGGCAAGGCTGCTGATATTTTCGCCGCCGCGCACGATAATGTCCTTGAGCCGCCCAGTGATGGAATAGGTTCCATCGGCATTGCGGCGGCACAGGTCGCCGCTGTGAAACCAGCCGTCGGCCTGCAGCACCTTTGCGGTCAGCTCCGGCTCATGCAGGTAGCCCATAAAGACGGCGGGGCTGTACGAAACCTCCTCGCCCTCCTCGCCTTGCGGCACATCCCTGCCCTGCCTGTCCAGCACGCGCACCTGGATGCCGGGCATAGGGCAAAGCGCCAGACTGTCCATATGGTCAGAAACAGGCCTCAAGGGCGTACCCATATGCGGCACGCTTTCCGTCGAGCCGTAAACATTGAGCACGCGCAGGCCCATTTGCCCGGCAGTCTGGCTGAGGGGGATATTTGGCGGGCTGCCGCCGCAGAGAAAAAAGCGCAGGGATGAAAAGTCGTACTCTCCACCCTGTTCTATGGTCTGCACAATGTCGTAAAGAAAAGGCGTGGCGGCCATGGTGACGGTACACCGGTGCGCCTTTATGAGCTCAAGGGCGCTGGCAGCGGTAAACACATCAAGCAGAACCGATGTCGCCCCCATGACAAACGGCATGGTGACCCCGTGGTGAAAGCCCGTGGCGTGGGCCACCGGGGCGGGCATAAACATGGTGTCTGCCGCGTTGATGTGGAAAAAGGAGGCAAAACTTGTTTCGGCAAAAATAATATTGCGGTGCGAGAGCATTACCCCCTTGGGCTGGCCCTCCGAGCCGGAGGTGAACACCAGGGCCGCGAGGCTGTCAGGGCATATCCGCCCGGCGCGCAACGCCGCGTCCGATTCCGCCCGCGACATGGGCGAGGCCACGTCTTCTTCCACCATGTCCCTGAAGGTGGGCAAAACAGACCCCTCGCCTTTTTTGTCCACGGCTATGACCACCCGCAGCGAGTCAACCACCTTGCGCAACCGCACAGCCATTTCGCAATACTGCATTTTGCGGAATCTGCGCGGCACAAACAGCACCTTGGAATTGCAGGCAGACAGAATGTGCTTCAGTTCATTGTAGCGCAGGTTGGGCGGAATGGGATTGATAACCGCCCCAAGCTTGAGGCAGGCTACATAGATGGGTAAAAATTCGACCCAGCCGGGCAGCTGGCAGGAAACAACATCCAGCGAATTGATGCCGCAGTCAGCCAGATACCGAGCTATGCGCGCGGCCAGCAGATCAACCTCGGCGTAGCTCAGCGCCATTCCCTGCGCATCAATGACCGCCGTTTTGTCCGGGTTTGCCGCAAGGCTTGCATGCCAGCAATCCCGCAATGTCATGTCTGCCATGGGCGTATAGACCGTATTTTTCTGGCTGTAGCCTTCCGCATCCATAATCCACCATTCCTGTTAAGGCCGCGAGGTTCCGCGGTCAGAAGTTTGCACTTCGGCGTAGGTTACGCTTCCCGCAACATCTTCCATGCGCCGCAGCCTGCCGAGCACTGCCAGATGATCAAGGTGCGCCACGGCCTCGCCCACCGCAAAACACTGCTGCTGCACCCTGTAGCTCTCCCAGGTGCCCCGCAGGGCCCAGTGCATGCGCGCAGCTACGGCAAAGGCCGACACGGTGCCAAGCTTGCCAACTATGGCGAGCACCTCGCTCAGTCTTCTTTCGTGGTGATTATGCAGTTGCCGCACGCGCACGTGGGTATCGGGGATAATGGCGCGGTGGCCGGGGTAGGACTGCTGTACGGGCAGGCGCAAAATTTTGTCGAGGCTGCGCAGGTAATCGCCCAGGGAATCTTCCACATCGGCCCAGGCCGTAATATTGGGCGTGATGGAACCAAGCACGTGGTCGCCGCAGATAAGAAAGCGCCGTTGCGGATCAAAAAGCGCCACATGCCCCGGCGTGTGCCCAGGCACGTCAATGACCATAAAAATGTAGTTGCCGCAGGTGACAAGTTGCCCATCGCTCACCGGCGTGATGGGCAACGGTTCCGGCGAGGCGTAGATTCTACCCGGGTGCGAGCGCAGCAGCTCGTCCAGCGCGCAATCGGGAAAGCCGTGCTTCCCCAGGCTACGCATCATGTTTGTCCAGACGTGTTCGTCTTCAATAAACCTGTTGATATGGTTGCCGTCTTTTTCACTGCAAAAAATGCGCGCTTCCGGCGTACGCAACACCGAGGTGAGGCCGTTGTGATCGCTGTGCAGATGGGTGAGAAAAAAATCCAGCTTTTCCACCGGGACATCCAGCTCTTGCAGCGCCTGACGCAGGGCTTGCTCGCACTCGGCCATGTTGAAGCCGTTATCCACAAGCAGGTGCCGATCATGGCCTCTGACCAGATACGCGTTGAGCTGTTTCAAGGGGCTGCCAGGCAACGGCACTTCTATGCGGAATAAACCGGGCAATTCTTCAAAAACCATGGGGCACCTGCACTAGTAAGGGGAAACAACGTTGCTCGCCGTGTAGTTTCTGTTGAGTCCTGCGGCGGTTTTTGGCGCAACCGCCGCAGGACGGTTCCATGGCATTACGCGTACGGGCCTAGCCGTAGCGAAACTCGACCCCCATGGTTCCTTGCGGGTATTCCCACTTGGAAAGCACCGTGTTGCCAGCCACTATGCGGCAGGTGCCGCACTCAAGGCAGCCAGCGTAGTCAAAATGAAAACCGCCGTTGTCGTCGCGTTTGTACAGGCCCGCCGGACAGGCTTTTTCGAGCTTGGCAAACTCCCTGGGGTCGGGGTTGTCCACAAGAGTGATGTGGGCATTGCCCTCATCCACAAAAAACTTGTCCACGCCCAGCTTCATATCGACATTGACTGTGCTCATAGCGACCTCATGACGTTGATGCCGTCTTTCAGCAGGTTGAGCAGGCCCACATTTTTGGCCCGTCCCCACAATTTGTTGCGCAACGGCGCAGAAGGGCCGTTGACGTTAAACATGTCCGCCATTATTCCGGCCGCCATATCGGGGTAGGCGGAAAAGATACGGTTGTTGTCAAGGGTGTGGGGGAGATTGCGGTAGAGCTTCAGGTCTTTGAGCACAAAGCTGTCTTCCAGGGCCTGCCTGTAACCGCCAAAACCGGCAGCGCTGAAGTCGTCGTGCTGTTTGGCTGCGATGACGGCCTGCGCTGCAGCCTCGCCCGAAGCGATGGCCAGATCCATGCCGCGCACCGTGTAGCCCACATTAAGGCACAGGCCCGCAGCATCGCCCGCCAGCAGCACGCCGTCGCGCACCAGATCGGGCACCATGGCGTAGCCGCCTTCGGGCACTACATGGGCCGAGTATTCGACCAGCTTACCGCCTTCAAGCAGAGGAGCCACAGCGGGATGACTGCGAAAGTCCTCGAGCATCTGCGGTACGGATTTGCCAACCTTGTCCATGTTGTGCAGGCCAAAAACAACGCCCAGGGAAACGCTGGAGGCGTTGGTGTACAAAAAGCCGCCGCCCATGTAGCCGCCGGAAGGCATACCGGCAAAGAGCCACGCTGTGCCCTCGTTGCCGGTGCAGGCAAAACGGTCGGCCATCTGCTGGGGGGTGAACTCCAGCACTTCCTTGACGCCCACCGCGCAGGTGTGGGTGTTGACGGCCCTGACCATGCCCAGCTGCGTGCCAAGCAGCGAATTGACGCCGTCTGCCAGGATGACCGCACGGGCCTCCAGCGTTTCGTCGCCGGCGCGAACGCCGCAGACCTTGCCGTCGCGAACCAGCAGTTCGTCCACGCGCACGCCAGGCACCAGCTGCGCGCCTGCCTCTTCGGCCTTGCTGCACAGCCACTGGTCAAAAGACGTGCGTAATACCGTATATGAACGGGAGGCAGCGACCTGCGACCGGGGAGCCGCATATTCCACCGTAACCGCGTCGGTTTCGTTGAGCATGGAAATGCGCTCGCGGGTTACTACCCTTTCCACGGGCGCTTCTTCCGCAAAACCGGGCAGCAGCTTTTCAAGGCTGTGGGCGTACAGCCGCCCGCCGGTCATGTTTTTGGCGCCCGCAAAATTGCCGCGCTCAATGAGCAGCGTGTCCAGTCCGGCACGTGCTGCCACCAGCGCCGCAGTGCTGCCCGCCGGGCCTGCGCCTACTACGATGAGGTCAACTTGATCTTCAGACATATTCTACCTGCTTGTCTTGACCGATGTCTGCGCATCACGCGCAGGGGTCGGGCCCCGGTCAGTTTTTCAGTGCCTTGGTCAGAGCGGGAAGGACCTTGTACAGGTCGCCAACAATGCCGTAGTCGGCAAACTTGAAGATGGCGGCGTTTTTGTCCTTGTTTATGGCAACGATGGTTTTGCAGTCGCGCGCGCCCACCATGTGCTGGATCTGCCCGGAGATACCCACGGCAAGATACATGTCGGCCTTGACCATGGCGCCGGAAACACCCACGTAACGCTCGCGCTCCATCCACAGCTCGCCTTCGGCAATGGGACGGGAGCAGGCAAGCTCGGCGTCTATGGCAGAAGCCAGACTTTTTGCCAGAGACAGATCTTCCTGCCGGGCAAAACCACGGCCCACGGAAACTATGCGGCGGGCCTTGGCGATATCCACGCGGGCGCAGGCCTTGGGTTTTACTTCAACAAGAGTTATGCGGGCGGCAGGCTCCACAAAGCCAAGCTCCACAGTTTCGCCCTGGCCGCCGGTGGCTGCGGCAGGCTCAAAAACGCCGCCGCCCACCGTCATGATGGTCACGTCCGACAGGCTCTGCCGTCTGCCCACGGCCAGACCGCCGTAAACCATGTGGGCGAGGCTGCCGTCTTCTTCGACGCCCATGACGTCGTTGACAACAGCGGCCTTGAGCAGTGCGCCAAGCTTGGCGGCCATGGCCTTGCCGCGCCGGTCATTGGGCAGCAGCACAACGCTCTTGCCCGCCGCCTTGATGGCGGCCGCCATGGAAGGCGCGTAATCTTCAAATATATAGCCCGATTTTGCGGGCAGCAGGCAAAGACGGCCCGCGCCCTGAGCAAAAACGTCTCCCGCCTCTGCGGCGCTGCCGACAAACACGGCGCAAACCGTGTCGGCAAGGCTTGCCGCGCCAGGGATAAGGTCTGCAAAACGGGCGGGTTTGGCGCAGATCACAAATGCATTGGGTGCCTTGTTCATGAAATTGCCTCCTAACTGGCTGGCATGTTTGCGGGGGCTTGCCGCACGGCGACAATGCAATCCCCCACCGGTTTCATCGCGGCGCGTCGAGGTGCGCCGCCTGGCCGCCCAATAAGGAGGAGGCCAGTTTCCGGGTACTGTACTTAGCGTTGCAGGGCCTTGCGCACATTTTCCACAAATGCGGCAACCTGCTCTTCCGAATCGCCTTCAACAACGTTGTGCAGGCGGTCGGCCTGTTCGGGCGCAAGCACAGACAGCATGCTGGCCACACCATGCAGATCGGCGCCGAGATCCTCGCACGAGACTGCGTTGGCGGGCTTTTTGCCGGCGGCCAGAATTGCCTTCATGGTGGGGATTTTGGGTACATTGATGTCGCTGGTGAGGCTGAGCACGGCGGGCAGAGGTATGCGCAGCACTTCGGTTTCGTCCTCAAGGGCGCGCTCGACCAGCAGCGCGCCCTGCTCGCGGGCGATGGACTGCACAACGTTGATATTGGCCGCGCCCAGCTTTTCACCCAGCAGAATGCCCACCTGCTGGGCGTACAGATCGCCGGAGCCTTCGCCGCACAGCACAAGGTCAAAACCGATTTTCTGGATGGCGGCGGCCAGAATCTGGGCGGTTACATCGGGCAGGGCTCCGGCCAGGCTGTCATCAGACACCAGCTCCAGACGCGCCGGACCGCGCGAAAGGATGTCCTTGCAGATTTTTGAATTGGAAAGATTTTTTGCAGGCCCGGCGCTCAGGGCCACAACTTCGTCGCCCTCGCCTGCCAGGCACATGGCGGCTTCGATGGCATTAAGATCGTACTGGCTGATCTTGAGCGCGGCCTTTCCCGTGTCCACGGACCTGTCGGCGTTGACGACGATATCCTGTTCCTCAGGCACAATTTTGCAGCAAACGATAATTTTCATGGTGTGCTCTCTTGGGTTCGGGGGTACGGCGCAGTGCAGCAGGCTGCAGTGTCTTGCGCGGCTTTTGGGCAATGGCGGGCGGCAGCGCTGGCGGCCGCCCCGGCGTTTTCAGTATAAAAAAGCCCTAGCCCTCATATTCTTTCAAAATCTGCCGGGCGGCGATGTAGACCATGATCTCGTCAGTGCCGCCAGCCATGCGGGTAATGCGCACGTCGCGCCAGAGGCGGGAGATGCGCACGTCTTCGGTGTAGCCAACCCCGCCCATGACCTGCATGGCGGCATCAATGACTTCGCCAGCGGTTTTGGCGCAAAAGCGCTTGCACAGGGCGGAAGAAATACGCAACGTCTCGTTGTTGTCGTTCTGCCATGCCACTTTGCAGACAAAGTTGTGCATGTTCTCGATCTGTATGGCCATGTCCACGATCTTTTCCTGAATCATCTGGAACTGGCCGATGGACTGACCAAACTGCTGCCGCTGGTTGGCGTAGCGCACGGCGTCTTCGTATGCGCAGCGCGCCATGCCGCAGGCATAGGCGGCAATGACAAGGCGTTCGATTTCAAAATTCTTCATCAAGTGGATGAAGCCGTAGCCTTCCTTGCCGACCATGGCGCTTTCTTCAAGCTCCACGTTGTCAAAGTACACTTCGCAGTTGCTGATCTGGTGCCAGCCGATCTTGACAAGGTCCTGAATTTTTACGCCGGGAGCCTGGGGATCAACCCACCACATGGTAAAGCAGCGCTTGGGATCCTTGGGCTCGGCGTCGCGGGCCAGCACAAGCATGTAGGGAAAGTCGCGCGCACCGGTGATAAAGGTCTTTTGCCCATTGAGGTACACCTTGCCGTTGCTGCGCGTGGCGGTGGTGGCAAGCAGATTGTTGTCCGAACCGGCCTGCGGTTCGGTAAACAGCAGAGAATAGGCCGGAATGCCCTTTTGGGCGCTCTCCACGGTTTTTTCCAGCTGATCCCTGCTGCCCCAGCTCACCATGTTGTGCACGCACAAGGCGTTGGTCAGCAGATAGCCAGTGCCGCCCATGCGGGCCAGCTCTTCAATGATCAGCATCTGGGTCAACATGTCAGCAGGGACGCCGTCAAACTCTTCGGGAACACCCAGCAGGGAAATGCCGTTTTCCGCCATGGCGGTCATAAATTCCACGGGAAAGCGGCGATCAAGGTCGCACTTGCGAAAATACTCGTCAGGAAAGTCGCGCTGCATCATTTCGCGCACGCTGGCGAGCAGCAGTTCCTGTTCTTCCGTAAGCCTGAAATCCATCTCAAACTCCTTTTCTGAAGGGCCGCACGCGTTGCCGTGCGGCCCTGGTTAATCTTGATTACGCGTTGCGCGTACGGGCAACGGCCTCACCAAAGGGGGCCACCCGCACAAAGACGAGCATCAGCGCGCCAAGTACGGCTGTGCCCGCGCCAAAGCTGAGGGCAAAATCATAGCCGTACTTGTCCACCAGCACGCCTGTGACCGTGGGGGCAAGAATGCCGCCAATCGAGGCAAAGGTGGCCCAGATGCCAACGAGCTTGCCCGCATGGCGCTTGGAAAAAACGATGGGGATGGAATAGAACCCGCCCATGGTCAGGCAGAGAAAACCGTTGGAGGCCGAAACCAGCGCCGTGGCGGCCATGGTGCTGGAGGCAGTGGTGGCCAGATACAGCAGCGCGGCGGAGGCGATAAGGCCCACGCAGGGCAGAATCTTGCGGCCAATGTTGTCGCCAAAGTAAACGGCGCACTTGTCGGCCAGCAGACCGCCAATGGGGTACGTAAACATGGCGGCGACATAAGGCAGCATGGACGAAACAGCGCTGCCCGTAACGGAAAGGCCGCGCCCGTCGGCAAAGTACGTGGGCAGCCAGGTCATAAAGAGGTAGAACAGAAAGTGCGTGCACAGGAAGGATATGGCGCCAAACCACACGGCGGGCTGGGCGTAGGCCTCCTTGGCGGTCAGCATCTGGTCCGGGTCATCGGCGGATACGGAGGCAGCCTGCGCAGCAGAAGCGGCGGCAGCGCCGTGAATGTAGTTGAGCTCCGAGCTGGAAATATTGGGGTCTTCAGCCGGTGACTGGTAGCCAAACTTGAGCCATATCAGCACCCAGATGGGCCCAAGAATCGAAAAGGCATAAAAGACCTTCTGCCAGCCCCAGGTATTGATGACCCAGGCAGCCAAGGGCATGGTCACGGCAAGACCGGCTGCCACGCCGATGAGCGAAACGCCCTGGGCCACCCCCGATTCCTTTTTGGGAACCCACTTGGCTATCATGCTGGTCATGGATGGCAGGGCCACGCCCTGAGCCATACCGCAGCCAGCACGCACAACGATCATCAGCACCAGCGGCACGCCCAGAGGCAGCGGCGTGATAAAAACAAAGACGGACCAAAGCACGGCAGCCACGCACAGCACCCTGCCGCCGCCAAACTTGTCGGCCAGAACCCCGCCCAGCACCATGGTGCTGGCATACCCAAGAAAGAAGGCCGTAGAAACAAGACCAAATTCAGTTTTTGACCAGCCGTAGAAGGCGATCATGGAAGGCCCGGCCATGGAAACGCTGGCTCGGGCCATATAGAGCACCGTGTAACACAAAAAGAACAGGCCAAGTGTCCACCATCTTCTGTTACCGATTGCATCAGACATAGTTATTTCCTTCGGCGCACGCCGCTGTGGCTATGAGGGTGCAGGGCAACACCGCTGCACCCGGTTTTCTTGTTGAAAAAACAGTATCAACCCGACTGGCGGGGTTTTATGTCCCACGCCAGAACCATCGCCCGCCTAAAAAACTAGCCGCAGATGATGGCCTTATCCTGCTGCATCTTGCCGATGTCGGCGTCGGGGTAGCCGCAGTCTTTGAGCACCGAGGCAGTATCCGCACCAAGGCCACGGGCAATGACGGCGTCAGGGTCGCCCATGCTTTCAAATCGCACGGGGGTGGTGGTGATGACGCGTTCGTTGCCGCTGGGGTAGGTGACCTTGCGCAGGCCGTCGATGGCCCATGCCTGGGGATCATCAAGAATTTCGGAAGGCAGCGCGCCCTTTTCGCAGGGAACGTCATTTTCCTTAAAGATCTTGAGCCATTCGGCCAGGGGCTTTTTGCCCATGGATTCGCCGATGATGCCGATGGCCTTGGACTGAGTTTTGCGGGCCAGCACATTGCCGATGGTGTTGATGTCTTCATCTTCGAAGACGTCTTCGCGCCCAAAGAGGCCCATCATCTTGCGGAAATACACGTCGTAGTCGGGCACGCAGATTATCAGCCAGCGGTCATCGCTGGTGCGGTAGGTATTGTTGAAGGGGTTTGCCACTTCCATGCGCGACTTGGGGTACGTGTTGCCGTACTGCGAGGACATGATGGGCACAGACATGGCCCAGAGTGCCTGATGAAAAAGCGAAGTGACCACGCGGTCGCCCTTGCCGGTCTTTTCGCGGGCATACAGGGCCGCGCAAATACCGGAGGCAAGGGTAAGGGCCACCTGATAATCGCCAAAGGCGTTTGGCTCGTTGATGGGCGAGGTTCCGCGTTCGTGGAATGACCCGAGGATACCGCCGCGCGCCACGTAGCAGGTCACGTCATAACCGGCGGTATCCTTTTCGGGACCTTTGTCGCCATAGCCAAACATCTGGGCCATGACCAGGCGAGGGTATTTGTCTTTCAGGACGTCATAGCTGAGCCCCAGTTTGTCCAGAGCCTTCTGGCGAAAGCTGGTCACCAGCACATCGGCATTTTGCAGCATGCTGTGCAGGGCCTGCATGCCCCCGGCGTTCTTGAGATTGAGCGCCACAAATTTTTTGTTCAGGCTGGTCATATCAAAGGACAGATTTTCGTCTTCCATCAGGGGAATGTTGAAAACCGGCGCCTGGCGGCGGTAGGGATCGCCGTCAAACGATTCGACCTTCCACACCTCAGCCCCCCAGTCGGCCAGAACGCGCAGCGCAGCAGGCGCCGCCGCATAGGTAGCCAACTCCACAACCCTGACGCCCTCCAACGGTTTGTGCCTTGTCATTGAACTCTCCATGTCTACATTTGAATTTATTTTACTATCCGCAATACACAGTTAAACACCTGTCAAAGATTGCTTACATTAACTTCATTTACGTAAAAAAAGTCAAATTTATAATCTTCAACAATATGCCTGCAAACTTTTTGATATATGATCAATTTTTTTGTCTTCGTAATTTTTTTATATTAATTATTATATATAGTTACAAAAAAACAGCTGACCGAATGGCCAGCTGTATATTAATCCGTTTCAACAAACGATCAGTTACTTTGATCAAAAATCCGAAGAATGTGAATTTTTTATCAAACAAAGGCGCTCAAGACCTTTCTCAACCCCGTTTTTTTTGGCCGCACGTTGCAATAATAAGTCAATTACCTTTTAACATGCTGTAAATTTTAATTATATTTTTTTAAAATGTGACAAATTTATTAAAACCTCCCCAACGGGCCCCACCGCCGATCTACATCCCTACATTAATATAGTGCTCTCCCCTGACGCGTTAAAAACATCCTCAATGGTTGAATAATCAACCAATTTGATTGCAAATGCGCCCATATGAACTTTTTTTCACGCAAAGACTTGCATGAACCTCTCATTTTTGCCCCCAGGGGGGCTTTTGTGAAATTTATTTCAAAAAAACCACTTTCTGCGGCAATCATTTTGATAATCATCGCGCAACCAGCACGGCAACAATTTTACGATACATTCAATAACATACCATAATATTACAATAAAATATAACTTTTTGAGATGTATCCAGCTATTTTGATGCCGCACCTATAAAAATTTTCAATATCAATCGCCTGCCCATAATCAATTTGACCGAAAAAGATATTTTACTGATTATGTATTTCAGAAAAGTAAAGGTAAATATACACGGCTGCTCAAAGCAACATTGTATGTTTTTTTTCTAATCAACTGCAACAGTATGTTAAGGAGAAATGAAATGGGCAAGTTGAGCAAGACTGAATTTGACGCCTATCTGAAGCAGATTCGCGCACTGGCGGAAGGCCCCTTTGAAGAATTGCAGAAGGAAATCGAAGTAACCAACGTTTTCCCCAAGGAATTTTACGAACTGGGCATCAAGAACGACCTTTACCGTTGCTCGGTACCCGTTGAATTCGGCGGATGGGGCCTCTCTGAAACCGACATCCTGCGCATTCAGGAAGAATTCAGCCGTGGCCCCGGCGGCATTCGCATGCACCTGCACTACGCCATGGACCTGAACTGGCGCCCCCTCTACGACTACGGCACAGAAGCGCTGAAAAAAGAGCTCATGCCCGGATTCCAGGACCGCAGCGTGTTCACCAGCTGGGCCGTTACCGAAGAAAAGGGCGGCACAGGCGCCGACATTCAGTCCTTTGCCGTGCGTGACGGCGACGACTATGTCATCAACGGCGAAAAGTACCTCATCTCCCACACCGACTGCTGCAACTACTCTTACATCACTGTGGTCACGAACCCCGATGCCGACAAGGATCACCGCCTGTCCACCTTCATGGTGCCCTGCGACACCCCCGGCTACGAGCTGACCCCCATGCCCCACATGATGGGTTGCCGCGGCGCTGGTCACACCGGCCAGAAGTTCACCAACATGCGCGTGAACAAAAAATACCTGCTCGGCAAAGAAGGCCAGGGCCTTGAAATTGCCATTCACTCGCTCTCCGTCTCGCGCGTGCACATTGCCGCCAGCAACCTTGGCATGGCCCAGCGCATGCTCGAACTGGCCATGAAGCGCGCCCACGACCGCGTGACCTTTGGCAAGCCCATCATCGAGCGTCAGGCCATCCGCATGAAGATCGCCGACATGGCCACCCATGTGCATGCACTGCGCACCATGGTTTATGACTTCGCCAAGGATTACGAAAACAACCCCAAGGGCGAATACATCGAAGAAAAGGCTGCCATGTGCAAGCTGTTCAGCATTTGGACCACCAAGGTGGTTTCTGACGAAATGCTCGAGATCTTCGGCGGCATTGGCTACTTCGAAGACTGCGAATACGGCCCTG is from Desulfovibrio desulfuricans and encodes:
- a CDS encoding CaiB/BaiF CoA transferase family protein — translated: MTRHKPLEGVRVVELATYAAAPAALRVLADWGAEVWKVESFDGDPYRRQAPVFNIPLMEDENLSFDMTSLNKKFVALNLKNAGGMQALHSMLQNADVLVTSFRQKALDKLGLSYDVLKDKYPRLVMAQMFGYGDKGPEKDTAGYDVTCYVARGGILGSFHERGTSPINEPNAFGDYQVALTLASGICAALYAREKTGKGDRVVTSLFHQALWAMSVPIMSSQYGNTYPKSRMEVANPFNNTYRTSDDRWLIICVPDYDVYFRKMMGLFGREDVFEDEDINTIGNVLARKTQSKAIGIIGESMGKKPLAEWLKIFKENDVPCEKGALPSEILDDPQAWAIDGLRKVTYPSGNERVITTTPVRFESMGDPDAVIARGLGADTASVLKDCGYPDADIGKMQQDKAIICG
- a CDS encoding acyl-CoA dehydrogenase family protein encodes the protein MGKLSKTEFDAYLKQIRALAEGPFEELQKEIEVTNVFPKEFYELGIKNDLYRCSVPVEFGGWGLSETDILRIQEEFSRGPGGIRMHLHYAMDLNWRPLYDYGTEALKKELMPGFQDRSVFTSWAVTEEKGGTGADIQSFAVRDGDDYVINGEKYLISHTDCCNYSYITVVTNPDADKDHRLSTFMVPCDTPGYELTPMPHMMGCRGAGHTGQKFTNMRVNKKYLLGKEGQGLEIAIHSLSVSRVHIAASNLGMAQRMLELAMKRAHDRVTFGKPIIERQAIRMKIADMATHVHALRTMVYDFAKDYENNPKGEYIEEKAAMCKLFSIWTTKVVSDEMLEIFGGIGYFEDCEYGPVERLYRDCRAMWLEEGTPTVQRITISRQAIKHGGVLGYSEFDA